A genome region from Hippopotamus amphibius kiboko isolate mHipAmp2 chromosome 1, mHipAmp2.hap2, whole genome shotgun sequence includes the following:
- the LOC130830970 gene encoding 60S ribosomal protein L21-like, whose product MTNTKGKRRGTRYMFSRPFRKHGVVPLATYMQIYKKGDIVDIKGMGTVQKGTPHKCYHGKTGRVYNVTQHAVGIIVNKQVKGKILAKRINVHIEHVKHSKSRDSFLKRVKENDQKKKEAKEKGTWVQLKCQPAPPRDAHFIRTNGKGPELLEPIPYELMA is encoded by the coding sequence ATGACCAAcacaaaagggaagaggaggggcaccCGCTACATGTTCTCTAGGCCTTTTAGAAAACATGGAGTTGTTCCTTTGGCCACATACATGCAAATCTACAAGAAAGGTGATATTGTAGATATCAAGGGAATGGGCACTGTACAAAAAGGAACGCCCCACAAATGTTACCATGGCAAAACTGGAAGAGTCTACAATGTTACCCAGCATGCTGTTGGCATCATTGTAAACAAACAAGTTAAGGGCAAGATTCTTGCCAAGAGAATTAATGTGCATATCGAGCATGTTAAGCACTCTAAGAGCCGAGATAGCTTCCTGAAACGGGTaaaggaaaatgatcagaaaaagaaggaagccaaagagaagggTACTTGGGTTCAGCTGAAGTGCCAGCCTGCTCCACCCAGGGACGCACATTTCATAAGAACCAATGGAAAGGGGCCTGAGCTGCTGGAGCCCATTCCCTATGAGCTCATGGCATGA